TTCATCAGTTCCATGTATCTGTTTTGTACCTATTTTCCTTCACCTGATGCTGTACGTTCATTACAGGAATGTTTAGCTAAGGCACATGGTTCACAATGTGGATTTTGCACCCCTGGTTTTGTGATGTCAATGTACGCTCTGCTGAGATCAAGCAAAGATCCTCCTACTGAAGAACAGATTGAAGACAGTCTTGCAGGAAATTTGTGTCGATGTACTGGTTACAGACCAATCATAGACGCCTTTcgtgtttttgcaaaaacagaTGATTCCTTGTATACTGATTCACCTTCAGAAAATGCTAATGGCCAAGCTATCTGCCCTTCAACTGGGAAGCCATGTTCGTGTAGAAACGAGACAGATGTCAGTACTAATGAATCGCTGTTATTGTCATCTGCAAAAATCTACTTACCGTGTTCATATAATGAAATTGATGGAAATGCATACAATGAGAAAGAGCTCATTTTCCCCCCAGAACTTCAGTTGAGAAAGTTTATGCCACTTAAATTGAATGGATTTAATGGGATCAGGTGGTATAGACCTCTTAAACTACAGCAACTACTGCATTTGAAATCTTGCTACCCAGATGCAAAACTTATCATTGGTAACTCTGAAGTGGGAGTTGAAACTAAGTTCAAGAATGCGCAGTATAAGGTCATGGTCTCAGTCAGTCATGTTCCAGAGCTTCATACCCTCAAAGTGGAAGAAGATGGCTTACGAATAGGTTCTGCAGTTAGACTTGCACGTCTCCAAAATTTCCTCAAAAAGGTTATTATAGAGCGTGGTTCTGATGAAACTTCATCTTGTCAAGCAATATTGCGGCAGTTAAAATGGTTTGCGGGGACACAAATCAGGAATGTTGCTTCTGTTGGTGGTAACATTTGTACTGCTAGTCCAATATCAGACCTAAATCCACTTTGGATGGCTACAGGTGCAAAATTTCAGATAATAGATGTTAACAATAATGTTAGAATCACCGCTGCAAAAGATTTCTTCCTTGGTTACCGTAAAATTGATTTAAAACCTGATGAACTGTTGCTCTCTGTTATGCTACCTTGGACAAGACAATTTGAATATGTCAAAGAATTTAAGCAGGCACATAGAAGAGAGGATGACATTGCTTTGGTGAATGCTGGAATGCGTGTGCATATTAGAGAAGCGGAAGGAAAATGGATAGTGTCTGATGTCTCTATTGTCTATGGAGGGGTAGCTGCTGTTCCGCTTACTGCTACAAAAACTGAAAATTTCCTTACTGGAAAGAAATTGGACTCCGGATTGTTGGATGAGACCTTCGGTTTATTGAAAGAGGACATCCCACTGGCAGAGAATGCACCTGGTGGAATGGTTGAATTTCGCAGTTCACTTACTTTGAGtttctttttcaaatttttccTTTATGTTACTCACGAGATGAACATAAAAGGATTGCTGAAAGACGAGATGCATGCAGCTAACCTGTCAGCTATACAGTCTTACACTAGGCCTGTCACTGTTGGAACTCAGGATTATGAATCGGTGAGGCAAGGAACTGCCGTGGGCCAACCAATGATTCATATGTCAGCTATGCTTCAGGTATATTTATCTTTTAGCATTTTAAATAATGTATGTTTGCTGGCACTTCTATGATTACCTGTAATTTTGTGCATCCTGTAGTCATTTATGGCTGAGGCCCAGTATGTTTGTCATTGCTGATACCTCgtaaagaaaaaatatcattCAATACTAATGTAATTCATATTGGAAGACAACACTTTGAGATGCATATATtgcttcctgttttgcatggttcCTTATCTCTGAGCCTGCAACTTTCTGTTTCAAAATATCATCTGGTCATTAACAAGGCTGAATAAAGATCCTTCCTTTTCTGCTTACTCTTGATTTGCATACACAAGCCAGTTCACCCAAAAGCTTGGACTGACGGTCACAGAGGCAGGTGGGTAGTTCACCTATATTTCAACACTCACCTTCATGTGTGACTCTCCCTCAGCCCTATGTGGACCCACAGTGGGCTGCaatgtttttaaaaaattgtgcCAGTTAAGACCTGAAACTCAAGTCGTCATGACTATGACACCATATTGAGTTGTATGCACCAGCCATTTCACCCAAAAGCTCGAATTGATGGAGAAAGGTAGCCAATTCACTTAAACTTCAACACTTACATTTGCTGTGGGGGTCATAACCCACTCTTGGAATCCGGTGTGTCTATCCAATCCTGTAGGCAACGTCCAATCACCACATGTAAACTTTGTTTTCCTTAGTTCTCTCCTGGAAGCTTGTGCAGAATGAGTTAGCAAGCTTACTTTGGACTTTTAATTTTAACGTATGTCAGATTTCTCAGTTGGTTCTTCATGGCTCAGTTTACTTCTGTTAGTTTTTGCCTGGAAGTTTGTCAAGAATGAATCAACAAGTTTACTTGGGACTTTGTACTTTGGGGTTGAGTAGGACTACCTAAAACTGGTATACAAAACCCTAACCCACTTGTTTCTTCTGGCTTCTCTGCTAATTACTGCCTGGTATCGTGTAACACTTGTTACTATCACATTCTTTTATAACACATTGATCATGTTCTTTTATTATCATCTCTGTGTTATTTAGTTTTATTTCATTGACTTGTGTTATCTTCCATTATGGTAGGTCACTGGTGAGGCAGAATATACTGATGACACACCGACGCCCCCGAATACCTTGCATGCTGCTCTCGTGCTGAGTAAGAAGCCTCATGCTCGCATATTATCTATTGATGATTCACTTGCCAAATCTTCCCCTGGGTTTGCTGGTCTCTTCCTTTCAAAAGATGTACCTGGTGCTAACCATACTGGGCCAATTATACATGATGAGGAGATTTTTGCATCTGATATTGTTACTTGTGTTGGCCAGGTATCTGCCACATCTGATATTTTGGGCATGTAGGCTTTGATATAACTTGGGAGTTTGGAATTCCGACTTCCTTTGTTAATTTGTCAATTACACCTTCCTCGTCTCATTGGCAGATCATTGGAATTGTTGTGGCGGATACCCATGATAATGCTAAAGCTGCCGCAAACAAAGTAAATATTGAGTATTCTGAGCTGCCTGCAATTTTATCAATAGAGGAAGCTATCAAAGCTGGCAGCTTTCACCCAAATACCAATAGATGCCTTGAAaaaggagatgttggagaatGTTTTCTGTCCAATACATGTGACAAAATTATCGAAGGAGAAGTTCAAGTTGGAGGTCAAGAGCACTTCTATATGGAACCTCAATGCACTCTTGTCTGGCCAGTTGACTCTGGAAATGAAATTCATATGATTTCATCTACTCAAGTATGCTCTGCTCGTTAGTTTTTCGTTTATGTTGTGAATTTTGGGTATtgataatttgttttgatgctCCCAAAGTAATAGCTTTACACAAATTGCCTCGAAAAAGGGAATAAGAAACCAAGCCCTACCTGGAGATATTCCCGTACTGTTGTAATATATTCCCGTACTAGACAGCATGCAGCAGTAGGCTGGGCAGGTGACACATGTTACTTGGTACTGTTCAAACTTGTGTCAGGTTAAGAGGCAGAGCAGCAATCTGCTTGTTGTAGGCTATGACCCGGGATTTGGCTCTGTCCATTTTCACGGTAGGCTTAGTTTCACTTCAAAGTAATCTTTTATATTAGTCCATAGTCAACTAATGACCTTGTTCGAATATGTATTGTTACTTTTCAGTATAAATTGAGCTATATCACGTGTTTCAGAGAGATAATTGTACCCGTGTAGGACTCTTCTTTGTATTCCTTTTGTACATGGAATAGGTAATATAAATGCAAAAGACAAGTGTCCATTCTAATAGGATGAAATTTAAGCGCTAACAGAACGTACCAGAACACAAATCAAAATGTTGTGTGTTTCATTTTACACTTTAGGTTGATTATATCGTCGTTTACACCCTTATTCTTGTGTGTTCACTTGTCTCTTGCTACCGTTGTCTTGTTCCGTGCTTGTTCTATTACGGTACATGTATAATTGGTCTTATTTGACCAAATGTTCTTTATCTTAAGGCTCCCCAAAAGCACCAGAAGTATGTCGCTTATGCTCTTGGTCTTCCACTATCAAAAGTTGTTTGCAAGACTAAGCGTATTGGTGGTGGATTTGGTGGAAAAGAAACCAGATCAGCAATATTTGCTGCCGCGGCATCTGTAGCTTCGTATTGTCTAAGAAGGCCAGTGAAGATTGTTTTGGACAGGGACATCGACATGATGACAACTGGACAGAGGCACAGTTTTCTAGCAAAATACAAGGTATGGAGTTTTAAACAGTACGTTGCTTTCAGTCGAGAGTTTGATTACTGTGGGTACGATGCTGGACTTTTCTGAGTTCCTTTTTCATAGCCAATAGTTCCGGTAACTTGGTTGATTAGTTCTGGAGGACTGGAGATCTCAATGTGGACAATACCAGTTGTTGATGGATGCTTAGGTCAAATATGACCAATAGTAAATTTTTCTCCCTTGTATTTTACCTAATTACTATTGACCTTTCAGGTGGGATTTACCAATGGCGGGAAGATAGTAGCCTTAGACCTCGAAATTTATAACAATGGTGGTAATTCACTAGATCTGTCCCTCTCAGTCCTGGAGCGTGCTATGTTTAGTTCAGATAATGTCTATGATATATCAAATATCAGAGTCAGTGGGCAAGTATGCTTTACAAATTTTCCCAGCAATACTGCTTTTAGAGGTTTTGGTGGTCCACAAGGCATGTTGATTGCAGAGAATTGGATTCAGCACATGGCTACAGAACTAAAGAGAAGTCCCGAGGAGATAAAAGTAAGTGTCTTTGTTGTCGATGATGCTAGCCTGTCACAAAATTGTTGGTTCACTGATTCAGTGTTTACAGGAACTTAATTTCCAAAGTGAGGGCATTGTTCTTCATTATGGCCAGTTGCTCCAGAATTGTACAATACATTCAGTGTGGGATGAACTAAAGGCATCTTGCAATTTTGTGGAAGCTCGCAAAGATGTAAATAGTTTTAATGGTAATAATCGTTGGAGGAAGCGAGGAATTGCTATGGTTCCCACAAAATTTGGCATATCCTTCACTGCAAAATTCATGAA
This is a stretch of genomic DNA from Brachypodium distachyon strain Bd21 chromosome 1, Brachypodium_distachyon_v3.0, whole genome shotgun sequence. It encodes these proteins:
- the LOC100827961 gene encoding xanthine dehydrogenase; the encoded protein is MGSLTAAAEEGTAATAIAAEDWSAEAVIYVNGVRRVLPDGLAHLTLLQYLRDIGLRGTKLGCGEGGCGACTVMVSCYDQITKKSEHFAINACLAPLYSLEGMHIITVEGIGDRQRGLHPVQECLAKAHGSQCGFCTPGFVMSMYALLRSSKDPPTEEQIEDSLAGNLCRCTGYRPIIDAFRVFAKTDDSLYTDSPSENANGQAICPSTGKPCSCRNETDVSTNESLLLSSAKIYLPCSYNEIDGNAYNEKELIFPPELQLRKFMPLKLNGFNGIRWYRPLKLQQLLHLKSCYPDAKLIIGNSEVGVETKFKNAQYKVMVSVSHVPELHTLKVEEDGLRIGSAVRLARLQNFLKKVIIERGSDETSSCQAILRQLKWFAGTQIRNVASVGGNICTASPISDLNPLWMATGAKFQIIDVNNNVRITAAKDFFLGYRKIDLKPDELLLSVMLPWTRQFEYVKEFKQAHRREDDIALVNAGMRVHIREAEGKWIVSDVSIVYGGVAAVPLTATKTENFLTGKKLDSGLLDETFGLLKEDIPLAENAPGGMVEFRSSLTLSFFFKFFLYVTHEMNIKGLLKDEMHAANLSAIQSYTRPVTVGTQDYESVRQGTAVGQPMIHMSAMLQVTGEAEYTDDTPTPPNTLHAALVLSKKPHARILSIDDSLAKSSPGFAGLFLSKDVPGANHTGPIIHDEEIFASDIVTCVGQIIGIVVADTHDNAKAAANKVNIEYSELPAILSIEEAIKAGSFHPNTNRCLEKGDVGECFLSNTCDKIIEGEVQVGGQEHFYMEPQCTLVWPVDSGNEIHMISSTQAPQKHQKYVAYALGLPLSKVVCKTKRIGGGFGGKETRSAIFAAAASVASYCLRRPVKIVLDRDIDMMTTGQRHSFLAKYKVGFTNGGKIVALDLEIYNNGGNSLDLSLSVLERAMFSSDNVYDISNIRVSGQVCFTNFPSNTAFRGFGGPQGMLIAENWIQHMATELKRSPEEIKELNFQSEGIVLHYGQLLQNCTIHSVWDELKASCNFVEARKDVNSFNGNNRWRKRGIAMVPTKFGISFTAKFMNQAGALVQVYTDGTVLVTHGGVEMGQGLHTKVAQVAASSFSIPLSSVFISETSTDKVPNASPTAASASSDLYGAAVLDACQQIKARMEPIASRGNHKSFAELAQACYMERVDLSAHGFYITPDIGFDWMVGKGTPFNYFTYGSAFAEVEIDTLTGDFHTRTADIVMDLGYSINPAIDIGQIEGAFIQGLGWAAMEELKWGDDNHKWIRPGHLFTCGPGSYKIPSVNDIPLKFKVSLLKGVPNPKAIHSSKAVGEPPFFLASAVLFAIKDAIAAARAEEGHVDWFPLDNPATPERIRMACVDSITKKFASVYYRPKLSI